The DNA window TGAGGTCCTTTTGAGTTCCCCGTTTCTCCTCACAGAGTTTGAACACGTTGCCCACATACTCGTTGGGTACGTGGATCTCCATGCGGACGTAAGGCTCGTTGATCGTGTCGATTTCGCCGGGACTCGGCAGCTTGCTCGGGTTGTCGATTTCAAAGACCTCGCCGTTGGTCTTGTGGATCTCGTATATCACCGACGGCGCTGTGGCAATGAGATTCGCCCCGAATTCGCGTTCCAGACGTTCCTGGATGATCTCCATGTGGAGTAGCCCCAGAAAACCCGCTCTGAAACCAAATCCAAGGGCCTGGGAGGTTTCGGCCTCGTAGGCAAAGGCCGCATCGTTCAGCTGGAGTTTTTCAAGAGCCGATTGCAGAACGCTGTATTCGGCCGGTTCCACCGGATACAGTCCGCAAAAGACCATGGGCTTGACGGTCTTGAATCCCGGGAAAGGTTCCTGGGTCGGGTTTTTGGGATGGGTAATGGTATCACCCACGCGGGCCTCGTCCAGTTCCTTGATGCTGGCGCACAAGAAACCAACCTCGCCAGGTCCGAGTTCCTCAATGTCCGTTGGTTCAGGAGAGAAAACACCCAGTCGGGTGACCTCGAAATCCTTGCCCGTGGAGTACATCCTGATGGGCTGGCGATTTTTGATGGTTCCCTCAAGGATGCGAAACAAAACCACGACCCCCTGATAGGAGTCGTACCAGGAATCAAAGATCAAAGCCTTCAGGGGTTGATGGGGATCACCCTTGGGAGAGGGGATTTCACGGACCAATCGCTGGAGAAGCTCCTTTACCCCTTCACCTGTCTTGGCGCTCACCAGGATGGGGTCGCCACAGTCCAGGCCAATGGCTTCTTCGATCTCCTGGCAGACTTCTTCGGGATGGGCGCTGGGCAGGTCAATCTTGTTGAGGACGGGAAGCACGTCCAGGTCATGGTCGAGGGCCAGATACACATTGGCCAGGGTCTGAGCCTCGACTCCCTGGGTGGCGTCCACCACAAGAAGAGCCCCGTCACAGGCCGCCAGGCTGCGGGAGACTTCGTAGCTGAAATCCACGTGCCCTGGTGTGTCAATGAGGTTCAGAATATACTTTGATCCGTCGGGAGCGGTATAGGGAATCCGGACGGTTTGCGACTTGATGGTGATACCTCGCTCCTGCTCCAGCTCCATCCTGTCCAGGTACTGGTCCTTCTTGTCCCGTTCGGCAATGAGGCCGGTCAGTTCCATGATCCGGTCAGCCAGGGTGGACTTGCCGTGGTCGATATGGGCGATGATGCTGAAATTGCGAATTGTCGTAATGTCGGTCATGCAGGTGTCCGTGGCATCTGATGTGCCTGGAAAGAATCGGTAAGAGTTCTACTCGGTCCAACGGACAGGGATTGACTGTCCATTGGGAGATGCAAAATCAGGGAAGGCACCTCATGCAAGGTGCCCCCGGATATGCGTGCGGTGGGAGGGATCGGAGGCAGATAAACGTTGGGTCCTCCCTCGGCACGTTTTCGTTTATCAGAAATAGGTTTTGACCTTGGCCATGAGCTCGGGAAGCTTGGCCTGAAGGGTCGGGCTGAGGCCTTCTTCCATGGCCTCGGGAATATAGGCGCTTTGAACAACGAGAATCTTGAGATCAATCCCGGTGCTGTCCCTGAGTTCCTTGAGCAGGTTGGTGGTCGGAAATTGGTGCAGGGTGAAATCCGAGATTTTTTTGGGGTCCATCTGGTCCACGTCGATCTCGAAAATTTCGCCTGGCTCCCGATCGCTCTGGGTGACCGCGTCGACCACGACGACCCGTTCGGGAAGCTTATCGCTGAGGACCATGTCGAAGAGCAGGCCCCTGATGGAGGTTCCCACGTCCAGCAGGGCCACATCATCCGGCACATCCGGGTCCTTTTCCAGCGCGGCGATCAATGCCGGCCCAATACCGTCGTCGGCATACAGCACATTCCCGCACCCGAAAACAACCACGCGGGAATTGAACATTTTTGACCAATCCATGTACTATCTCCTCATCTTGTCCCGTGTCGGGACGAGCGTTACCCAAAAAGGCCGCTGCCCGCTTGGGGGCAACGGCCTTCTTAATCCATTTGTGTACGGCTGTCTAATCTAGCGTTTCATGGTATCCAGGGTGTTGCCTTCCCTGTCCTGGATCTTGACTTCCATGGCAATACCGCCATCCAGGCGGTGAGTAGCGCAGCTCATTCACGGGTCATAGGCGCGTACGGCCATCTCGATCCTGTTCAGGATGCCCTGGTCGTATTTGCCGTCCTTTATGACCGCCTTGGCGGCCTGCTTGACTGACAGGTTCATGGCCGCATTGTTGTGGGTCGTACCAACAATGAGGTTGGCCATGGTGACCATGCCGTTTTCATCGGTCTTGTAATTGTGGATGAGGGTTCCGCGAGGTGCTTCCACACAACCGAACCCTTCACCAGCCTTGGGTTCGATGTTGGTTGCCCGGATGTCTCTTCCGGTGATCTCGGGATCGTTCAGGAGCTCCTCGGCGCGTTCTGCACAGTAGACCAGCTCGATCAGACGTGCCCAGTTGTAGAGCAGGGTCAGGTGCGCGGGGCGACCAAAGCTCTTGCGGAAGATTTCCAGCTCTTCCTGAGCCAGGGGAGTGGCCATCTTGTCACAGACATTGATACGTGCCAGACAATTGGACCGGTAGACACCCACGGGGTCGTTTTCATCGAGTTTCAGCTGGCCCCAGTTCTTGGCGTAGGGGAACTTGAGATAGCTCCAGTCCTCGATATGCTCGCCGATGTGGTTCTTGTACTCGCTGTACGGGAACTGTTCGATCTTGCCGTCAGCGCTCTGGAGACGGAGTTCACCATCATAGAGCTGCAGTGCGCCTTCCTTGTCCACGGTTCCTATGTACCCGGAAGGGAAAACACCCAGGGTTTTTACCGCGTCCAGGTATTTGGGGAAGACCTCTTCCCGGGCGAATTTCATGGTGAACAGGGCGAAATCCTTGAATTCCAGAACACCCTGGAGAAGTTCCTTGCGCTCTTCTTCCAGCATGGGCCGGGAGTATCCGCCCACAACAGCGGCCATGGGATGGATGACCTTGCCGGCGAATTTTTCGAGCATCATCTGGGACTTGTAGCGCATGTGCACGACTTTCTTGGCCAGGTCCGGAGCGGCGCCCACAATACCCACAACGTTCCGCACGGAATAGTCGGCGTCAGGACCGAGGACGAAATCCGGAGCGGCCAGAAAGTAGAAGTGAAGGATCTTGTCCGGGATATAGGCCAGCATCTGGCAGAGTTCACGGAGTTTCCGGCCTGTGGGAGGCGGTGTTACGCCGAGACACTGGTCAGCAGCCTTGTTGGAGGCCAGGTGATGCTGCCAGGGACAGATACCGCAGATGCGGTTGACGATCCGGCAGACCTCTTCAACGGGACGGCCGACCACGAATTTTTCAAATCCCCTGAGGGACAAGACATGAAGTCTTGCATCTTCCACATTGCCGCTGTCATCGAGCTGGATGGTGACGCTCGCGTGACCCTCAATGCGGGAGACCGGGGCTATATTTAATGTCTTACCCATTATCTCCTCCTAACCTAGTTTTTTCAGCATGTTGTGTGCGCCGCAGAACCGGGCCAGATACCCACGACGGTCCGGCATGGTCGAGGGATCAAAACCGTTGGAAGCCAGGGCGCCCATATAGTCGACAATGGGCTTGGCACCCTTGCGGATGGGTCCATAGCAGCCTCGGCAGGGCATACGTGTGCTGATGCACCGAGGGTTGCCGCTTTTGCCGCCACAGCCTGCGCGGGTGACCGGCCCGAGGCAGAGAAAACCCTGTTCCAACAGGCAGCGCATGTCGTCAATGGGCTTGTCCGGATCGAATACCGGGCTCTGGAGCATGCGCTTGATGTCTGGCAATCCCTTTTTGCCCTGTTTGATGGTCGGGCAGGTATCGCATACGGACCGTTCAGGCATGGCGAATTCAGTTTTGCCTTCAAGCAGGGCCAGGACTGCGGCCGTTATCCAGTCAGGATGCGGAGGACAGCCGGGAAGATAGATGTCCACGTCCACAACTTCGTCCAGGGCGTAGCACTTGTCCAGCAAGGGCGGGATATTCTTGGTCGGGGGTTCTCCGGGATCTGTAGTGGGAGAATCCTTGTACACGAACTGGTTCAGTTCGTCGTTGTCGTACATGTTGATCAGGGCGGGGATACCACCATCTGTGGCACATGTGCCCAAGGCGATTAGGATCTGGCATTTTTTGCGCATTTCCTTGGCGACCTCAACGTGTTCCTCGTTGCGAACGCTGCCGGAAATAATACCAACAACAGCTTCGGGAATGTTCATCTCGGTTTCTTCACCGGTCTGCCCGAAGTATTTATGATCCATGATGACCGGGATGTGGACAAACTCCAGGTTGTTGACCAGGAGATCAACCAGGACATCACCGATATTCAGAGTGGCTATCTCACACCCGGAGCATGAGTTGAGCCATTCCTCGGCAACAGTTACTTTGGCCATATCTCTATACCTCCATGGGTTGAATCAGTGCATGATTCACCCTGACATCGTTAGGCGCTGAAGGCCCGTTTCTTTTTCAGCCGAACAGGATTGGGACCAAGAGTGCGGATTTTTTCCGTAAACTCCGTGACGACCTTCTGGAACTTGGGAGCCTCAGCCCCAGAAACCCATTCGATCGCAAACCTTTCGGGGTCGATGCCGAGATCTTCGAGGACCAGATTGATGGCGTTTGCCCTAGCCAGTGCTTTGTGATTACCATCCAGGTAATGACATTCACCGAGGTGTCAGCCCATGATGATGACGCCGTCGGCTCCCTTTTCCAGAGCATCGACAACGAGGTTGGGATGAACCATGCCGGAGCACATGACCCTGATGGCGCGCATGTTCGGGGGATATTGCAGCCTGGAGACTCCCGCCAGGTCTGCACCGGCATATGCACACCAGTTACAGAGGAATCCGATGATTACAGGCTCGAAATTGTCTGCCATTGAAACATCTCCTTGTTTATGGCTTTTGGTGCGCGAGATCCCGTGTTCAATCCGGGATCTCGCGGCCAAAGTGCGTTATATATCCTCCAGGGCAGCCATGACCTGTGCCCTGAGCTGTTCCGTGGTGAAGCCGTGGACATAGACGCCCTTTTTGGGACAGGTGGCTTCACAAATACCGCACCCTTTGCACAGGGATGCATTGGTTTCGATGTGCCGTCTTTCTTCCCCGTCCTCGTTGGTATAGGTAACCATGGATATGGCGCCGTAGGGACAGGTATCCACGCACAGTGCACAACCATCACAGTTTTCCGTGGGATAGGACTTGATGGAATCAAGGGGCATCTCGGACTTGGACAGGACCACGGACGCCCGTGAGACCGCAGCCTGAGCCTGGGCAATGGCCTCGTCAATGGGCTTGGGATAGTGGCACAGCCCGGCAACAAACATGCCGTCAACAGTCATGTCCACGGGACGGAGCTTGGGATGGGCCTCCATGATGAAACCGTCTTCGTTGAGGCCGCATTTGTAGAGCTCAACCAGTTCGTCACTTTTGTTGGGCACGATGGCGGTGGCCAGAACAAGATAGCTCGGCCGGATGTCCAGAGTCTTGCCGGAGATGGGATCGTTGACCAGGACCACGAGGTCATCGCCTTCACGGGTGACCTGAGGCTTGTTCTCCAGTGTATAGCGGACAAAGATGACTCCGAGTTCCCTGGCTTCGAGGTACAGGTCCTCCCGTTCGCCGTAGGTTCGGATATCCCGATAGATGACGAACACGGGCATGTCCGGATTGGCCTTTTTCAGGTCTATGGCCGATTCCATGGTGTGGGTACAGCAGGTCTTGCTGCAGTAGGGGCGTTCGGGACAGCGTGAGCCCACGCACTGGATGAACACGGCTCCCTTGGCCTTGGAAACAACGGGCATGTTTTCCTGGAGTTCCTTGTCGAATTCCAGGTGGGTCATGACCCGTTCGTCCTTGCCGTACAGATACTCGTCAGGCTTGTATTCGGAGGCACCCGTACAGACAACGGCAATGCCGTACTTGATGGCCTTGGTTTCTCCGGCCACGTCGATTTCGGTGACAAAGTTGCCCACCGAACCCTTGTTGCTCTTGAGGGTGGTGTTTTTGAATATCTTGATGTTGGGATGGGCCTCGACCTTGGCGATGAGATCCTCGACATAGGGCCTGATGGGTTCACCCCTCCAGGTCTTGTTGAGGAGCAGGGCGTTGCCACCCAGGGTGTCGGTCTTTTCAATGAGCATGGTCTCGAAACCCTGATCGGCTATGCCAAGAGCCGTTTTCATGCCGGAAACACCGCCACCAACGACCAGAGCGGTCTGATTGACGCCCACGGAGAGATGATCCAGGGGAGCAAGCATGCCCGCCTTGACCACGGCCATGCGAACCTGATCCTTGGCCTTTTCCGTGGCTTTTTCCTTTTCCTTCATGTGGACCCAGCTGTTCTGGTTCCTAATGTTGGCCATCTCGAACAGATATTCGTTGAGGCCGGCTTCCTTCAGGGTTTCCTGGAACAGGGGTTCATGGGTCCTGGGCGTACATGCTGCCACGACAACACGATTGAGCTGCTGCTCCTTGATCTCGTTGGCCATGAGGACCTGAGTGTCCTGAGAGCAGGTGAACATGTTGTTTTTGACGTAGACAACACCCGGGAGGGTCTTGGCGTATTCGGCAACAGCCTCCACGTCCACGGTCCCGGCGATGTTAATACCGCATGAGCAGACAAAAACACCGATTCTCGGCTCCTGGCCGGCTACGTCGATTTCAGTGGGAAATGTTTTGTCCTGGGTCATGGTGCCGCGTACGGAATGCAGATTGGCGGCTGCTTCCATGGCTGCGGACGACGCCTCGGTCACGGACTGGGGGATATCCTTGGGGCCCTGGAATGCGCCGGCAGCAAAGATGCCGTCCTTGGAGGTGGCCACAGGATTGAAGCTGGTGGTCTCGGCAAAATTGTACTTGTCGAGCTTGATGCCCATGTTCTGGGCCATGTCCAGAGCGGCCGGTCCGGTCTGCAGACCGACGGAAAGAACAAAGAGATCGAATGCTTCCTTGACCCGTTCACCCGTGGTTGTGTCCATGTACTCGACTATGACACCCTTGTTGTCGGGGCCGGGATAGATGGTGTGGACGCGATCCGGAATAAAGCGGATGCCTTCTTCCTTGGCCTTTTCCAGGTATTTGTCGAATTCTTTGCCGTGGGTTCGCATGTCCATGTAGAA is part of the Desulfoplanes formicivorans genome and encodes:
- a CDS encoding hydrogenase iron-sulfur subunit yields the protein MADNFEPVIIGFLCNWCAYAGADLAGVSRLQYPPNMRAIRVMCSGMVHPNLVVDALEKGADGVIIMGUHLGECHYLDGNHKALARANAINLVLEDLGIDPERFAIEWVSGAEAPKFQKVVTEFTEKIRTLGPNPVRLKKKRAFSA
- a CDS encoding hydrogenase maturation protease, whose protein sequence is MDWSKMFNSRVVVFGCGNVLYADDGIGPALIAALEKDPDVPDDVALLDVGTSIRGLLFDMVLSDKLPERVVVVDAVTQSDREPGEIFEIDVDQMDPKKISDFTLHQFPTTNLLKELRDSTGIDLKILVVQSAYIPEAMEEGLSPTLQAKLPELMAKVKTYF
- a CDS encoding Ni/Fe hydrogenase subunit alpha, producing MGKTLNIAPVSRIEGHASVTIQLDDSGNVEDARLHVLSLRGFEKFVVGRPVEEVCRIVNRICGICPWQHHLASNKAADQCLGVTPPPTGRKLRELCQMLAYIPDKILHFYFLAAPDFVLGPDADYSVRNVVGIVGAAPDLAKKVVHMRYKSQMMLEKFAGKVIHPMAAVVGGYSRPMLEEERKELLQGVLEFKDFALFTMKFAREEVFPKYLDAVKTLGVFPSGYIGTVDKEGALQLYDGELRLQSADGKIEQFPYSEYKNHIGEHIEDWSYLKFPYAKNWGQLKLDENDPVGVYRSNCLARINVCDKMATPLAQEELEIFRKSFGRPAHLTLLYNWARLIELVYCAERAEELLNDPEITGRDIRATNIEPKAGEGFGCVEAPRGTLIHNYKTDENGMVTMANLIVGTTHNNAAMNLSVKQAAKAVIKDGKYDQGILNRIEMAVRAYDPUMSCATHRLDGGIAMEVKIQDREGNTLDTMKR
- the lepA gene encoding translation elongation factor 4: MTDITTIRNFSIIAHIDHGKSTLADRIMELTGLIAERDKKDQYLDRMELEQERGITIKSQTVRIPYTAPDGSKYILNLIDTPGHVDFSYEVSRSLAACDGALLVVDATQGVEAQTLANVYLALDHDLDVLPVLNKIDLPSAHPEEVCQEIEEAIGLDCGDPILVSAKTGEGVKELLQRLVREIPSPKGDPHQPLKALIFDSWYDSYQGVVVLFRILEGTIKNRQPIRMYSTGKDFEVTRLGVFSPEPTDIEELGPGEVGFLCASIKELDEARVGDTITHPKNPTQEPFPGFKTVKPMVFCGLYPVEPAEYSVLQSALEKLQLNDAAFAYEAETSQALGFGFRAGFLGLLHMEIIQERLEREFGANLIATAPSVIYEIHKTNGEVFEIDNPSKLPSPGEIDTINEPYVRMEIHVPNEYVGNVFKLCEEKRGTQKDLKYLTANRVIITYELPFSEIVYDFFDRLKSMTRGFASLDYEIVDYRPSDLVKLDILINGDPVDAMSCIVHRDNAYYRGRALALKLKRLIPRQLFEVVIQAAIGSKIIAKERNAPLRKNVTAKCYGGDITRKRKLLEKQKEGKRRMKRMGSVEIPQEAFLAAMQVDDGK
- a CDS encoding FAD-dependent oxidoreductase; translation: MAQEKVGAVMVVGGGIAGIQAALDLADTGYYVYLIEKTSAIGGAMAQLDKTFPTNDCAMUILSPKLVECGRHLNIKLLTLSEVQKIEGEAGNFTVTVKENPRYVDVDKCIACGMCAEKCPKKVSNEFDGGLSKRKAAYIPYGQAVPLKYALDPENCIFIQKGKCRACEKFCPADAINFADTEKIHEIQVGSIITAPGFKAFDPSMFDTYDYAQLPDVVTSLEYERLLAAGGPCMGHLERPSDNTVPKKVGWLQCVGSRNINKCDNGYCSSVCCMYALKQAMVSAEHADGADLDLSIFYMDMRTHGKEFDKYLEKAKEEGIRFIPDRVHTIYPGPDNKGVIVEYMDTTTGERVKEAFDLFVLSVGLQTGPAALDMAQNMGIKLDKYNFAETTSFNPVATSKDGIFAAGAFQGPKDIPQSVTEASSAAMEAAANLHSVRGTMTQDKTFPTEIDVAGQEPRIGVFVCSCGINIAGTVDVEAVAEYAKTLPGVVYVKNNMFTCSQDTQVLMANEIKEQQLNRVVVAACTPRTHEPLFQETLKEAGLNEYLFEMANIRNQNSWVHMKEKEKATEKAKDQVRMAVVKAGMLAPLDHLSVGVNQTALVVGGGVSGMKTALGIADQGFETMLIEKTDTLGGNALLLNKTWRGEPIRPYVEDLIAKVEAHPNIKIFKNTTLKSNKGSVGNFVTEIDVAGETKAIKYGIAVVCTGASEYKPDEYLYGKDERVMTHLEFDKELQENMPVVSKAKGAVFIQCVGSRCPERPYCSKTCCTHTMESAIDLKKANPDMPVFVIYRDIRTYGEREDLYLEARELGVIFVRYTLENKPQVTREGDDLVVLVNDPISGKTLDIRPSYLVLATAIVPNKSDELVELYKCGLNEDGFIMEAHPKLRPVDMTVDGMFVAGLCHYPKPIDEAIAQAQAAVSRASVVLSKSEMPLDSIKSYPTENCDGCALCVDTCPYGAISMVTYTNEDGEERRHIETNASLCKGCGICEATCPKKGVYVHGFTTEQLRAQVMAALEDI
- a CDS encoding methyl viologen-reducing hydrogenase, encoding MAKVTVAEEWLNSCSGCEIATLNIGDVLVDLLVNNLEFVHIPVIMDHKYFGQTGEETEMNIPEAVVGIISGSVRNEEHVEVAKEMRKKCQILIALGTCATDGGIPALINMYDNDELNQFVYKDSPTTDPGEPPTKNIPPLLDKCYALDEVVDVDIYLPGCPPHPDWITAAVLALLEGKTEFAMPERSVCDTCPTIKQGKKGLPDIKRMLQSPVFDPDKPIDDMRCLLEQGFLCLGPVTRAGCGGKSGNPRCISTRMPCRGCYGPIRKGAKPIVDYMGALASNGFDPSTMPDRRGYLARFCGAHNMLKKLG